TGCCCAAATCACTCAAATTTGTGGTCATGACCGGGCCCGAGCATATGCCCCAGTCAAGCTTAGATTTTTTATCTTATGAAGATTTGTTGGAGGGGCACCCCGCGCTGTATGATTGGCCAGAACTGCCAGAAAACACGGCATCGGGTCTGTGTTACACTTCGGGCACCACGGGGAACCCCAAAGGCGCTTTGTTTTCGCATCGTTCAACGCTGCTGCACGCGTATTCCACCGCCATTTCTATCCCAAACAGCCTGAAAGAGGGCGCGCGTATTCTGCCGGTCGTGCCTTTGTTCCACGTGAATGCATGGGGTCTGCCTTACACGGCGCCGATGACGGGAAGCTCATTAATTTTTCCCGGGCCAGCTCTGGATGGGGCCTCTTTATTCGATTTGATAGAGCGTGAGGCAGTGTCTTCCGCTTGGGGGGTTCCAACCGTGTGGTTGGGTCTGCAAGGTGAGATTGCAGCGCGCGGGCGCCATCCAAAAGGGTTTGACAATTTGATCGTAGGCGGCTCTGCGGCGCCGCGCTCAATGATCGAAGCTTTCGAAACATCGGGTGTGACGGTGGTGCATGCCTGGGGGATGACAGAAATGAGCCCCGTGGGCACGCATGGTCTTTTATCGCAACATCACCATCGCGAACTAACGCAGGATCAGCGGTTTGATTTGCAGGCCCGACAGGGGCGGCGCGCGTTCGGTGTTGATTTAAAAATCGTCGATGAGGCGGGGCAGGCTTTACCGCATGACGGTATTGCTGCTGGCGATCTTTATGTGCGCGGAAATGGTATCATTTCTGGTTATTTTGAAGATCCTGCGGCCACCGATTCGGCCTTTGACAGCGCAGGCTGGTTTGGCACCGGAGATGTCGCTTCAATTGATCCAGAGGGGTTTTTAATCATTCAGGATCGGGCGAAAGACTTGATCAAATCAGGGGGCGAATGGATCAGTTCGATCGATCTTGAAAATATTGTGATGGGCCATCC
The sequence above is drawn from the Rhodobacteraceae bacterium IMCC1335 genome and encodes:
- a CDS encoding long-chain-fatty-acid--CoA ligase, with product MLGQMMHRPLSIIEILKFAAEAHPRAEMVSVRTEGDIHRQTYADSLRRVGQLAHALKKLGVAPGARIATLAWNGYRHFELYYAISGIGAVCHTINPRLSAEQMLYIIGHAGDEILFIDTSFVPLVQALADKLPKSLKFVVMTGPEHMPQSSLDFLSYEDLLEGHPALYDWPELPENTASGLCYTSGTTGNPKGALFSHRSTLLHAYSTAISIPNSLKEGARILPVVPLFHVNAWGLPYTAPMTGSSLIFPGPALDGASLFDLIEREAVSSAWGVPTVWLGLQGEIAARGRHPKGFDNLIVGGSAAPRSMIEAFETSGVTVVHAWGMTEMSPVGTHGLLSQHHHRELTQDQRFDLQARQGRRAFGVDLKIVDEAGQALPHDGIAAGDLYVRGNGIISGYFEDPAATDSAFDSAGWFGTGDVASIDPEGFLIIQDRAKDLIKSGGEWISSIDLENIVMGHPEVANCAVIAVPHPKWDERPLLVVVPRGSYKVTKAEIDSLLLAHVARWQLPDAIEFVEQLPLTATGKVSKLTLRQQFAAFELPRET